The Daucus carota subsp. sativus chromosome 2, DH1 v3.0, whole genome shotgun sequence genome includes a window with the following:
- the LOC108208663 gene encoding small RNA-binding protein 11, chloroplastic isoform X2, whose translation MAKLLSRQLFVTRLSFYTTNQELKKLFSRFGSVTEAKLVIDEKTQRPKGFGFVTFKSEDEARNALKAMNGRIINGRLIFVEMAQTAPPGE comes from the exons ATGGCGAAACTTTTAAGCAGGCAGCTTTTCGTGACCA GGCTTTCATTTTACACCACCAATCAAGAGCTGAAGAAGCTGTTCTCACGCTTTGGTTCAGTTACAGAAG CTAAACTTGTAATTGATGAAAAAACCCAAAGGCCAAAGGGGTTTGGTTTTGTGACATTCAAGTCAGAGGACGAGGCTCGGAATGCTTTGAAAGCTATGAACGGAAGG ATTATAAATGGAAGACTGATTTTTGTGGAAATGGCTCAGACTGCACCGCCTGGAGAGTAG
- the LOC108209052 gene encoding protein SOSEKI 5 yields the protein MELRTSNSRLGRSTSNSVVEVLYRDTSTKSVTTSPERTKVWTQPPSKHHSSKVPVVYYLSRNGQLEHPHFIEVPLSSSSSGLYLRDVIDRLNSLRGKSMATMYSWSSKRSYKNGYVWNDLAENDFIYPTHGNEYILKGSELLEPAKLEESMNSTSKQLEISKSADDSDDSPAITRRRNQSWSSIDLQEYKVIYKAESSGELSSQAANASTQTEERRRRRKARNEITDSGLTREPAESTESTREITELTRDEFSPPGSESSTETLETLMKGDGKMIKSVGGRDDLTANNQSSGRMKASTVLMQLLTCGSISFKNCEDHPGLSLVTSQYKRGLPRGGEGTPVGKSAGENSVGKKNKGVFGSLGRGKVKISEDREYFSGSLVDETNKTEVPALKRSSSYNADRRG from the exons ATGGAGCTCAGAACTTCTAATTCCAGATTAGGACGTAGCACAAGCAACTCCGTTGTCGAAGTCTTGTACCGAGACACCAGCACTAAATCAGTAACTACCAGCCCCGAGCGCACCAAGGTCTGGACTCAACCACCCTCTAAACATCACTCTAGTAAAGTCCCTGTTGTCTATTACTTGTCTCGCAATGGCCAGCTTGAGCACCCTCATTTCATTGAAGTCCCtctctcttcttcttcctctggCCTTTATCTCCGAG aTGTAATCGATCGGCTGAATTCTCTCCGGGGAAAGTCTATGGCCACAATGTATTCCTGGTCTTCCAAACG GAGCTACAAGAATGGATATGTGTGGAACGATTTGGCGGAAAATGATTTTATCTATCCAACACACGGGAATGAATACATTCTCAAGGGATCAGAGCTTCTGGAGCCTGCAAAACTGGAAGAATCAATGAATTCCACCTCAAAACAACTAGAAATTTCAAAATCGGCTGACGATTCTGATGATTCACCGGCGATTACTCGCCGGAGAAATCAGTCTTGGAGCTCAATTGATCTCCAAGAGTACAAAGTAATCTATAAGGCGGAGTCAAGCGGTGAGTTATCGAGTCAAGCCGCCAACGCGTCGACTCAGACGGAGGAGAGACGACGCCGTCGCAAAGCGAGAAATGAAATCACCGACTCCGGGTTGACTCGGGAGCCAGCCGAGTCAACCGAGTCGACTCGGGAGATTACTGAGTTGACTCGTGACGAGTTCTCTCCCCCAGGGTCAGAATCGAGTACGGAGACGCTTGAAACGTTAATGAAAGGCGATGGTAAAATGATCAAAAGTGTTGGAGGGAGAGATGATCTGACGGCTAATAATCAATCTAGTGGAAGGATGAAAGCGTCAACGGTCCTGATGCAATTGCTAACGTGCGGTTCGATTTCGTTTAAAAATTGTGAAGATCATCCGGGTTTGTCGCTGGTGACGTCACAGTATAAGCGTGGATTGCCACGTGGAGGAGAGGGGACTCCGGTGGGCAAGAGCGCAGGGGAGAATAGCGTGGGCAAGAAGAATAAGGGCGTGTTTGGGAGTTTAGGTAGAGGGAAGGTGAAGATAAGTGAGGATAGGGAGTATTTTAGTGGGAGTTTAGTAGACGAAACAAACAAGACCGAAGTTCCAGCTTTGAAGAGGTCTTCTTCTTACAATGCAGATAGAAGGGGTTAA
- the LOC108208663 gene encoding small RNA-binding protein 11, chloroplastic isoform X1 — MAKLLSRQLFVTRLSFYTTNQELKKLFSRFGSVTEAKLVIDEKTQRPKGFGFVTFKSEDEARNALKAMNGRVSISRLLIINGRLIFVEMAQTAPPGE, encoded by the exons ATGGCGAAACTTTTAAGCAGGCAGCTTTTCGTGACCA GGCTTTCATTTTACACCACCAATCAAGAGCTGAAGAAGCTGTTCTCACGCTTTGGTTCAGTTACAGAAG CTAAACTTGTAATTGATGAAAAAACCCAAAGGCCAAAGGGGTTTGGTTTTGTGACATTCAAGTCAGAGGACGAGGCTCGGAATGCTTTGAAAGCTATGAACGGAAGGGTATCTATCTCTCGCCTCTTG ATTATAAATGGAAGACTGATTTTTGTGGAAATGGCTCAGACTGCACCGCCTGGAGAGTAG
- the LOC108210105 gene encoding ras-related protein RABE1c yields MAAPPARARADYDYLIKLLLIGDSGVGKSCLLLRFSDGSFTTSFITTIGIDFKIRTIELDGKRIKLQIWDTAGQERFRTITTAYYRGAMGILLVYDVTDESSFNNIRNWIRNIEQHASDNVNKVLVGNKADMDESKRAVPTSKGQALADEYGIQFFETSAKTNLNVEQVFYSIARDIKQRLADTDSKAEPSTIKINQPDAAGGSGQAAQKSACCGT; encoded by the exons ATGGCGGCTCCACCGGCTAGGGCGCGTGCAGATTACGATTACCTCATTAAGCTCCTCCTCATCGGCGATAGCG GTGTGGGTAAGAGTTGCCTTCTTTTGCGTTTTTCTGATGGTTCATTTACTACTAGCTTTATCACTACCATTGG AATTGATTTTAAGATAAGAACCATTGAGCTTGATGGCAAACGCATCAAACTCCAAATCTGGGACACTGCTGGTCAGGAACGATTCAGGACAATCACAACTG CTTACTACCGTGGAGCTATGGGTATTTTGCTGGTTTATGATGTTACAGATGAATCATCTTTTAACA ATATCAGAAACTGGATTAGGAACATTGAACAGCATGCTTCAGACAATGTGAACAAGGTGCTGGTAGGAAACAAGGCTGACATGGATGAAAGCAAGAGG GCAGTACCTACCTCCAAGGGCCAAGCACTTGCGGATGAGTATGGCATTCAATTCTTTGAAACT AGTGCAAAAACAAATCTCAATGTTGAGCAAGTTTTCTATTCAATCGCAAGGGATATTAAGCAGAGGTTAGCAGACACTGACTCGAAGGCTGAG CCTAGTACAATCAAGATTAATCAACCAGACGCTGCAGGTGGAAGTGGTCAAGCTGCTCAAAAATCAGCATGCTGTGGCACTTAA
- the LOC108208660 gene encoding histone H2B.3-like, producing MAPKAAEKKPAEKKPAAEKAPAEKKPKAGKKLPKEAGAAAADKKKKRSKKSVETYKIYIFKVLKQVHPDIGISSKAMGIMNSFINDIFEKLAQESSKLARYNKKPTITSREIQTAVRLVLPGELAKHAVSEGTKAVTKFTSS from the coding sequence ATGGCTCCCAAAGCAGCAGAGAAGAAGCCGGCCGAGAAGAAGCCCGCCGCCGAGAAAGCCCCGGCCGAAAAGAAGCCCAAGGCCGGCAAGAAGCTCCCCAAGGAAGCCGGAGCCGCCGCTGccgacaagaagaagaagagaagcAAGAAGAGCGTGGAGACTTACAAGATCTACATCTTCAAGGTGCTCAAGCAGGTTCACCCTGACATCGGTATCTCCAGCAAGGCCATGGGGATAATGAACAGCTTCATCAATGATATCTTCGAGAAGCTCGCCCAGGAGTCTTCCAAGCTGGCCAGGTACAACAAGAAGCCCACAATTACTTCTCGGGAGATTCAGACTGCTGTCAGGCTTGTGCTCCCCGGTGAATTGGCCAAGCATGCTGTTTCTGAAGGCACCAAGGCGGTCACCAAATTTACAAGCTCTTAA